One segment of Fructilactobacillus hinvesii DNA contains the following:
- the rimP gene encoding ribosome maturation factor RimP produces MSETSEIIAKVTETVEPILAAAGFYLYDIEFVKEGGSWYLRVFVDKDGGITLDDCVLVSDQLSEKLDELDPDPFLEPYFLEVSSPGAERPLKKEQDYQRALNEYVHLSLYQKLAGKKTYEGTLIKVNEQDLTIRVAEKNREQELVVPRNLISQARLAIKF; encoded by the coding sequence TTGAGCGAAACGAGCGAAATCATTGCAAAAGTCACAGAAACTGTAGAACCAATTCTAGCGGCAGCCGGCTTTTATTTGTATGACATTGAGTTTGTTAAAGAAGGCGGTAGCTGGTACTTACGAGTTTTTGTGGACAAAGACGGTGGTATTACGTTGGATGACTGTGTGTTAGTTAGTGATCAACTCAGCGAAAAGTTAGATGAGCTGGATCCGGATCCGTTTTTAGAACCATACTTTTTGGAAGTTTCGTCTCCAGGTGCAGAACGACCCCTAAAAAAAGAGCAGGACTATCAACGGGCTCTTAATGAATACGTTCATCTTTCCCTTTACCAAAAATTAGCAGGGAAAAAGACGTACGAAGGGACGTTAATTAAAGTAAACGAACAAGATTTAACCATTCGAGTAGCGGAAAAGAACCGGGAACAAGAGCTAGTTGTTCCCCGCAATTTAATTTCACAAGCTAGATTGGCAATTAAATTTTAA
- the nusA gene encoding transcription termination factor NusA — translation MSKELVTALDELEREKGVKKEVVIEALEAALISAYKRNYDQAQNVAVEFDERQGNINVYAVKKVVEEVVDPRLEVSLDEALQINRGYELGDEIKFKVTPKDFGRIAAQTAKQVIMQRVREAERQNVYDKYSKYQDELVTAEVERQDNRFVYLNLDGVEAAMAHNDQMPNETYRPQDKLKVYVTNVDDAAKGPQVFVSRTAPGLLKRLFEQEVPEVYDGVVEIVSIAREAGDRSKVAVKSNEANVDPVGTTVGPRGQRVQDIVNELGGENMDIVQWDEDPAQYIANALNPAEVIDVIFKDGEEKACTVVVPDDQLSLAIGKRGQNARLAARLTGYRIDIKAESEMAEADEPAADVATDQTDDVSTDED, via the coding sequence ATGAGTAAAGAGTTAGTGACGGCCCTTGATGAACTAGAACGAGAAAAGGGCGTTAAAAAAGAAGTTGTGATTGAAGCTTTAGAAGCAGCCTTGATTTCAGCATACAAACGGAATTACGACCAAGCCCAAAACGTAGCCGTTGAATTTGACGAGCGGCAGGGCAACATTAACGTATATGCCGTGAAAAAAGTTGTGGAAGAAGTCGTTGATCCGCGTTTAGAAGTGAGTTTGGATGAAGCCCTCCAGATTAACCGTGGTTATGAGCTCGGAGACGAGATCAAGTTTAAGGTAACCCCCAAGGACTTTGGTCGGATTGCAGCCCAAACTGCTAAACAGGTTATCATGCAACGGGTTCGAGAAGCCGAACGCCAAAATGTTTATGACAAGTACAGTAAGTACCAAGATGAACTGGTAACGGCTGAAGTGGAACGGCAAGATAACCGGTTTGTCTACTTGAATCTGGATGGGGTCGAAGCCGCCATGGCTCATAATGATCAGATGCCAAACGAAACATATCGTCCCCAAGATAAGTTGAAAGTGTACGTAACCAACGTTGATGATGCTGCCAAGGGTCCCCAAGTATTTGTGAGCCGGACGGCCCCTGGTTTGTTGAAACGTTTGTTTGAACAAGAGGTTCCTGAAGTTTACGATGGCGTTGTAGAAATTGTTTCAATTGCCAGAGAAGCTGGAGATCGGTCTAAAGTAGCAGTAAAGTCCAACGAAGCTAACGTGGATCCGGTTGGGACCACGGTGGGGCCTCGGGGTCAACGAGTGCAAGACATCGTCAATGAACTGGGTGGCGAAAACATGGACATCGTTCAGTGGGATGAAGATCCTGCTCAATATATTGCCAATGCCTTGAATCCGGCAGAAGTAATTGACGTAATTTTTAAAGACGGCGAAGAAAAAGCCTGCACCGTGGTGGTTCCAGACGACCAATTGTCATTGGCCATTGGAAAGCGGGGACAAAACGCCCGATTGGCTGCCCGTTTAACTGGCTATCGGATTGATATTAAAGCCGAATCAGAAATGGCAGAAGCGGATGAACCAGCTGCAGATGTTGCTACTGATCAAACTGATGACGTTAGCACAGACGAAGACTAA
- a CDS encoding PolC-type DNA polymerase III, whose product MALTQAERLQTLLDQIGWPTDQRDQFQNGQINQVIVHQQTNRWEFTFHFAQILSFTTFQKLLADLQQAFQEIATVEVAVTTDQTEVPNRELGDYWNWVVQNAGLHSNLTQELLNNHVPEVDDGRVTFLAVNEVVKDFMTNNALGPIEETYQRVGFPAFTIHTFVDESASQAQIEELKAKKKERDEKLAQQARLAMQQSNAHKAGNKGKGNLQLGRKIADSLDVTQMVDIKEEERSVIINGYVFDKEVRKLNSGRDLLILKVTDYSSSIEVKAFSNSDEDKDIFESFQPGSWIRARGSVQEDRYSRDLTMIARDVMPVKHQERVDQAPADNKRVELHLHSNMSQMDATNSISDYVGRAKQWGQPAIAVTDHDNVQAFPEAYQAGQANDVKMIYGMEANVVDDGEPIAFNDQHVKLKDATYVVFDTETTGLSAIYDRVIELSAVKMQGNNVIDEFEEFIDPGFHLSEQTTALTSITDEMVAGSKSEAEVFQLFRDFCGDAIVVGHNVTFDVGFMNTGYQRHGMEPIQNPIIDTLTLARFLYPNYKSYRLNVLANKFNVNLEHHHRAIFDAETTGHLNYLFLKDAEEQYDIEYHDQLNDHMTDNDAYKHARPFHVILLTKTQAGLKNLFKLVSLAHIRYYYRVPRIPRSVLEKYREGLLVGSACSSGEVFTALMQKGEAEALEKAKFYDYLEVQPQVAYQPLIDSKLISDHGKLQTIIKNLVKIADQVQLPLVATGDVHYLDPHDAIYRKILIHSQAGNPLNRQTLPDVHFRTTDELLDDFHFLGEEKAQEIVVTNSQKIAADIETVHPLKDKLYTPRMDGAEDEIKQRTMKKAHQLYGENLPELVEHRLDRELTSIINNGFSVIYLISQRLVAKSNKDGYLVGSRGSVGSSLVATMAGITEVNPLPPHYRCPQCQYSEFFTKGEYSSGFDLPEKKCPECGTVMIGDGHNIPFETFLGFKGNKVPDIDLNFSGDYQAIAHNYTKVLFGEKNVFRAGTIGTVADKTAYGYVKAYERDVYEPQMNGTMRGAEIDRLAKGATGVKRTTGQHPAGIIVVPDYMDIYDFTPIQFPAEDQNAAWKTTHFDFHSIHDNILKLDILGHDDPTMIRMLQDLSGIDPYSIPMNDPGVMKIFSSPEVLGVTPEQIFSKTGTLGIPEFGTHFVRGMLEETNPQNFSDLLQISGLSHGTDVWLGNAEELIKEGTATISNVIGCRDNIMTDLINYGVDSETSFQIMEKVRKGKGIKPEWQDKMREAKVPDWYIDSCLKIKYMFPRAHATAYVLMALRVAYFKVYFPLVYYAAYFSVRADDFDVEAMAHGKEAVKNVITTIDGKGNDATAKEKNLQTVMQIANEMLERGFSFEMIDLNLSDASQWLMDGKKLIAPFSAVPGLGLNVAKQIVAAREDKPFLSKEDLSKRGGVSKTIIEFMDRNGVLKGLPDENQLSLFDL is encoded by the coding sequence GTGGCATTAACTCAAGCAGAACGGTTGCAAACCCTACTGGATCAAATTGGCTGGCCGACTGACCAACGGGATCAGTTTCAAAACGGTCAGATTAATCAGGTGATTGTGCACCAGCAGACAAACCGATGGGAATTTACCTTTCATTTTGCACAAATCCTGTCGTTTACGACCTTTCAAAAGTTATTGGCGGATTTACAGCAGGCATTTCAAGAAATTGCAACGGTGGAAGTAGCCGTTACGACCGATCAAACGGAGGTTCCTAATCGTGAATTAGGTGATTATTGGAATTGGGTAGTTCAAAATGCTGGATTGCATTCTAACTTAACCCAGGAACTATTAAATAATCATGTCCCAGAAGTAGATGATGGCCGGGTTACCTTCTTGGCCGTTAACGAAGTCGTTAAAGATTTTATGACCAATAATGCCCTAGGCCCAATTGAAGAAACTTACCAACGGGTTGGGTTTCCTGCCTTTACCATCCATACCTTTGTTGATGAATCAGCATCACAAGCTCAAATTGAAGAGTTAAAGGCCAAAAAAAAGGAACGAGATGAAAAACTGGCTCAACAAGCTCGCCTTGCAATGCAGCAAAGTAATGCACATAAGGCTGGGAATAAGGGCAAGGGGAACCTCCAGCTGGGCCGTAAAATTGCAGACAGTCTTGATGTTACTCAGATGGTTGACATTAAAGAAGAAGAACGTTCCGTTATCATTAATGGGTATGTTTTTGATAAAGAAGTACGGAAATTAAATTCGGGGCGCGATTTATTAATTTTAAAGGTTACTGATTATAGTTCTTCCATTGAGGTGAAAGCTTTCTCTAATAGCGATGAAGACAAAGACATTTTTGAAAGTTTTCAACCGGGGAGTTGGATCCGGGCCCGGGGAAGTGTCCAAGAAGATCGATATTCGCGGGATCTAACGATGATTGCCCGAGACGTAATGCCCGTTAAACACCAGGAACGGGTTGATCAAGCTCCGGCAGATAATAAACGAGTTGAATTGCACTTACATTCCAATATGAGTCAGATGGATGCCACCAATTCGATTTCTGATTACGTTGGCCGAGCGAAACAGTGGGGGCAACCGGCGATTGCTGTCACGGATCATGACAACGTGCAAGCCTTTCCAGAAGCCTATCAGGCGGGACAGGCTAACGACGTCAAAATGATTTACGGAATGGAAGCAAACGTGGTTGATGACGGGGAACCGATTGCCTTTAATGACCAACATGTCAAGTTAAAGGATGCTACTTACGTAGTGTTTGATACCGAAACGACGGGGTTATCAGCCATTTATGACCGGGTCATTGAACTGTCGGCGGTCAAGATGCAGGGGAACAATGTGATTGATGAGTTTGAAGAATTTATTGATCCAGGCTTTCATCTGTCAGAACAGACCACCGCGTTAACATCGATTACCGATGAAATGGTGGCCGGATCTAAATCAGAAGCAGAAGTCTTTCAACTCTTTCGGGATTTTTGTGGCGATGCAATCGTGGTGGGGCATAACGTAACTTTTGACGTGGGCTTCATGAACACGGGGTATCAACGTCATGGAATGGAGCCAATTCAAAATCCGATTATTGATACGTTGACCCTGGCACGCTTTTTATATCCGAACTATAAGAGCTACCGGTTAAATGTTTTAGCTAACAAATTTAACGTTAACCTGGAACACCATCACCGGGCCATCTTTGATGCGGAGACTACCGGGCATCTGAATTATTTGTTTTTAAAGGATGCGGAAGAACAGTACGACATTGAGTATCATGACCAATTAAACGACCATATGACTGATAACGATGCCTATAAGCACGCTCGTCCTTTCCATGTGATTTTGCTAACGAAAACGCAAGCCGGATTGAAAAATCTCTTTAAGTTGGTATCGTTAGCACACATCCGTTATTATTATCGGGTGCCCCGGATTCCGCGGAGTGTGCTGGAAAAATACCGTGAAGGATTATTAGTTGGTTCAGCTTGTTCCAGCGGAGAAGTCTTTACGGCGTTGATGCAAAAGGGAGAAGCAGAAGCCCTAGAAAAAGCAAAATTCTATGATTATTTAGAGGTGCAACCCCAAGTAGCTTACCAGCCCTTGATTGATAGCAAGCTGATTAGCGATCATGGTAAATTACAGACGATTATTAAAAACTTGGTAAAGATTGCAGACCAAGTCCAGCTCCCGCTGGTAGCAACGGGGGATGTTCACTATTTGGACCCTCATGATGCGATTTATCGAAAGATCTTGATTCATTCTCAAGCCGGAAATCCTTTGAATCGACAAACGCTACCGGACGTTCACTTTCGTACCACGGATGAGTTGCTCGATGACTTTCATTTTTTAGGCGAAGAAAAAGCTCAAGAGATTGTTGTCACGAATTCGCAAAAAATTGCCGCTGACATTGAAACGGTTCACCCACTGAAAGATAAGTTGTATACACCAAGAATGGATGGTGCCGAAGATGAGATTAAGCAACGAACGATGAAAAAAGCCCATCAGTTGTATGGTGAAAATTTACCAGAATTAGTCGAGCACCGGCTGGATCGTGAACTTACAAGTATCATTAACAACGGATTCTCAGTGATTTATTTGATTTCGCAACGCCTGGTAGCTAAGTCGAACAAAGATGGTTACCTGGTTGGATCCCGGGGATCAGTTGGATCTAGTTTGGTAGCAACGATGGCTGGAATCACTGAGGTGAATCCCCTTCCGCCTCACTACCGTTGTCCACAGTGTCAGTATTCAGAGTTCTTTACTAAGGGAGAATACAGTTCGGGGTTTGATTTACCCGAAAAGAAATGTCCTGAGTGTGGCACCGTGATGATTGGAGACGGGCATAACATCCCGTTTGAAACCTTCTTAGGTTTTAAAGGAAATAAGGTGCCTGATATTGATTTGAACTTTTCTGGAGATTACCAAGCAATTGCGCACAATTACACTAAGGTGCTCTTCGGTGAAAAAAATGTGTTCCGAGCTGGAACGATTGGAACCGTGGCCGATAAAACCGCTTATGGGTACGTGAAAGCTTACGAACGAGACGTGTACGAACCGCAGATGAACGGAACGATGCGGGGGGCAGAAATTGACCGGTTAGCAAAGGGAGCAACTGGAGTTAAACGAACTACTGGACAACATCCAGCGGGGATTATCGTTGTGCCTGACTACATGGACATTTATGACTTTACGCCAATTCAATTTCCTGCTGAAGACCAAAACGCGGCTTGGAAAACCACCCACTTTGATTTCCATTCTATTCATGACAACATCTTAAAACTTGATATTTTAGGACATGATGATCCGACCATGATTCGGATGCTCCAGGATCTTTCTGGAATTGACCCATATTCGATTCCAATGAATGATCCGGGTGTAATGAAAATTTTTAGCAGTCCAGAGGTGTTAGGCGTAACCCCGGAACAGATTTTTTCGAAAACGGGAACCCTTGGTATTCCTGAATTTGGGACCCACTTTGTCCGGGGGATGCTCGAAGAAACTAATCCCCAGAATTTTTCTGATTTACTCCAAATTTCTGGATTATCGCACGGAACGGATGTGTGGCTTGGAAACGCCGAAGAATTGATTAAAGAGGGAACCGCAACAATTTCAAACGTAATTGGATGTCGGGATAACATCATGACCGACTTGATTAATTACGGGGTTGACTCAGAAACATCCTTTCAAATCATGGAAAAGGTCCGTAAGGGAAAGGGAATCAAACCGGAGTGGCAGGATAAAATGCGCGAAGCAAAAGTCCCAGACTGGTACATTGATTCTTGTTTAAAGATTAAGTACATGTTTCCCCGGGCACACGCGACAGCATACGTTTTGATGGCGCTACGGGTGGCCTATTTTAAGGTTTATTTTCCCCTTGTTTATTATGCAGCTTACTTTTCCGTGCGAGCCGATGACTTTGATGTTGAAGCGATGGCCCACGGTAAAGAAGCGGTCAAAAACGTGATTACTACCATTGATGGAAAGGGAAATGATGCCACTGCCAAGGAAAAGAATTTACAAACGGTCATGCAGATTGCAAACGAAATGCTGGAAAGAGGATTTTCGTTTGAAATGATTGATTTGAATCTTTCTGATGCTTCGCAATGGTTGATGGATGGGAAAAAACTCATCGCTCCCTTTAGTGCTGTTCCAGGACTAGGATTAAACGTGGCCAAGCAAATTGTGGCTGCCAGAGAGGACAAGCCGTTCCTTTCTAAAGAGGATCTTTCCAAACGTGGTGGAGTTTCTAAAACCATCATTGAATTTATGGATCGTAATGGGGTACTAAAAGGCTTACCAGATGAGAACCAGCTCAGTTTGTTTGATCTGTAA
- the rseP gene encoding RIP metalloprotease RseP → MITTIISFIIVFGILVFVHEFGHFIVAKQAGIMVREFSIGMGPKLFFYRKNHTTYTIRLLPLGGYVRLAGSADDDDDELKPGVTVKLQLNQQEQIEKIDLSQKSNLFQGIPVQVTSADLVNDLFIAGYENGDESEIKRYPVNHDAILVNPEGIELQIAPADVQFQNAPVGKKLLVNAAGIFNNVLLAIVAFTLLAFLQGGVASNSNQVQIPHNHPSVAKQAGIQSGDRIVAVDGKQTKTFNEMATEINKRPDQRVTLTVEKQGQRHNVTFKTSSQMVQKKKVGMIGVTESVNKSTMAKLTSGFTQTWSSTKLLGSALWRMVAGHFSLNDLGGPVAIYASTSQATAYGLVGVVSLLAWLSINLAVINLIPIPALDGGKILLNLVELVRRKPLSEKVETGITLVGFAFLAVLMILVTWNDIMRYFIR, encoded by the coding sequence TTGATAACTACAATTATTAGCTTTATCATTGTCTTTGGAATCTTAGTATTTGTGCATGAATTCGGGCACTTTATTGTCGCCAAACAAGCGGGAATCATGGTACGCGAATTTTCGATTGGAATGGGGCCCAAGCTCTTTTTTTATCGCAAGAATCATACAACCTATACGATTCGGTTGTTACCGCTTGGTGGTTATGTTCGGCTAGCGGGAAGTGCTGACGACGATGATGATGAACTTAAACCGGGGGTAACGGTTAAGTTACAACTTAATCAGCAAGAACAGATTGAAAAAATTGATTTAAGCCAAAAAAGTAATCTCTTTCAAGGGATTCCCGTTCAAGTTACAAGTGCTGATTTAGTGAATGATTTATTCATCGCCGGTTATGAAAATGGCGATGAGAGTGAAATTAAACGTTATCCGGTTAATCACGATGCCATTTTGGTTAATCCTGAAGGAATTGAACTGCAAATTGCACCAGCGGACGTCCAATTTCAAAACGCACCGGTGGGTAAGAAATTACTGGTCAACGCGGCGGGGATTTTTAACAACGTTTTGTTAGCAATTGTAGCGTTTACGCTGTTAGCCTTTTTACAAGGTGGGGTTGCTAGTAACTCTAATCAAGTCCAAATTCCGCATAATCATCCTAGTGTGGCCAAACAAGCCGGGATTCAGAGCGGAGATCGGATTGTTGCTGTTGATGGGAAACAAACTAAAACGTTTAATGAGATGGCAACCGAGATTAACAAACGTCCCGACCAGCGGGTTACGCTGACCGTTGAAAAGCAAGGACAACGTCACAACGTAACGTTTAAAACGAGCAGCCAAATGGTCCAAAAGAAAAAAGTGGGCATGATTGGGGTCACGGAATCAGTCAATAAAAGTACCATGGCGAAGTTAACCTCTGGATTTACGCAGACCTGGTCAAGCACCAAGCTTTTGGGATCTGCCTTGTGGCGCATGGTCGCTGGGCATTTTTCATTAAATGACTTAGGTGGTCCAGTGGCCATTTATGCTAGTACCTCTCAGGCCACCGCTTATGGACTGGTGGGAGTGGTTTCTTTACTAGCCTGGTTATCAATTAACCTGGCAGTGATCAATTTAATTCCCATCCCAGCGTTAGATGGTGGTAAAATCTTATTAAATCTAGTTGAGTTAGTACGAAGAAAACCGCTCTCTGAAAAAGTAGAAACAGGAATTACCTTAGTTGGTTTTGCCTTTTTGGCAGTACTAATGATTTTGGTAACCTGGAATGACATTATGCGGTACTTTATTCGTTAA
- a CDS encoding proline--tRNA ligase, protein MKQSRMLIPTQKQDPTGAEALSHRMLIRGGYIQQVSAGTYAYLPLAYRVLEKIERIIKREMDATGASEMLVPEIIPAQFWQDSGRYDTYGAELFTLKNRHDTEFILGPTHEETFTELVKNSIKSYKKLPLNLYQIQSKFRDEDRPRYGLLRSREFLMLDSYSFSANEDDLDQIYKEMRTAFEAIFNQIGLSYRGIIGDSGSMGGSDSMEFSAPAAVGEDTIVYSNDSEYAANLEMATNMFVPQKSHAEAQPLELVDTPDVKTIDQVTAFFDVHSDQVVKSLLYLADEQPVVVLLRGDQVANEAKLKHVLGVDKFELATADQVKQLLNVQPGAVGPFDLPQGTKVLADEYVQPVVNAVIGANQTGKHYQGFNPTRDLPELEYVDVRTVKEGDISPDGSGELQFTKGIEIGHIFKLGTRYSKVLGADILDENGRQQPIIMGCYGIGVSRLLSAVAEQQADDNGLVWPTAIAPFDVHVIPTNVKKEEQVELATQITGALEDAGLEVLVDDRKERAGVKFADSDLIGIPVRVTIGKKADEGIVEVKIRKTGETVETKVDDLNNTIKILAKEI, encoded by the coding sequence ATGAAACAATCAAGAATGTTAATTCCAACCCAAAAACAGGATCCCACCGGGGCCGAAGCCCTGAGTCACAGAATGTTAATCCGGGGTGGTTATATCCAACAGGTTTCCGCCGGGACTTATGCATATTTGCCACTGGCTTATCGGGTTCTAGAAAAAATCGAACGGATTATTAAACGAGAAATGGATGCCACTGGTGCTAGTGAAATGTTGGTTCCAGAAATCATCCCCGCTCAGTTTTGGCAAGATTCGGGACGATATGATACCTATGGGGCCGAACTTTTTACATTGAAGAATCGGCACGATACGGAATTCATTTTAGGCCCGACCCATGAAGAAACGTTTACCGAACTGGTGAAAAATTCGATTAAATCCTACAAAAAGCTACCGTTAAATTTATATCAAATTCAAAGTAAATTTCGTGATGAAGATCGGCCGCGTTATGGATTACTGCGGAGTCGGGAATTTTTGATGCTTGATTCTTACTCATTTTCCGCTAATGAGGATGATTTAGATCAAATCTATAAGGAAATGCGGACGGCATTTGAAGCCATTTTTAATCAAATTGGTTTATCATACCGGGGCATTATTGGTGACAGTGGAAGCATGGGAGGTTCTGATTCAATGGAATTTTCCGCTCCAGCTGCAGTTGGTGAAGACACGATTGTTTATTCAAACGATAGTGAGTACGCCGCAAACCTTGAGATGGCTACGAACATGTTTGTTCCCCAAAAGTCACACGCAGAAGCCCAACCGTTAGAACTAGTGGATACTCCAGACGTCAAGACGATTGATCAAGTGACCGCTTTCTTTGATGTTCATTCTGACCAAGTCGTAAAGAGTCTATTATACTTGGCAGATGAACAACCAGTTGTCGTGTTATTACGTGGTGATCAAGTTGCGAACGAAGCCAAATTGAAGCACGTTTTAGGGGTAGATAAGTTCGAACTTGCAACTGCTGACCAAGTTAAACAATTACTAAACGTGCAGCCGGGAGCAGTAGGTCCCTTTGATCTTCCACAGGGAACAAAGGTTCTGGCAGATGAATACGTGCAGCCAGTGGTTAACGCTGTGATTGGTGCGAACCAAACTGGAAAACACTACCAAGGCTTTAATCCAACGAGAGATTTACCAGAGTTGGAATATGTAGACGTCCGAACTGTTAAGGAAGGCGATATCTCACCAGATGGTAGTGGAGAACTCCAATTCACAAAAGGGATTGAAATTGGGCACATCTTTAAATTAGGAACTCGCTATTCTAAAGTTCTGGGAGCAGATATTCTTGATGAAAATGGGCGACAACAACCGATTATCATGGGCTGTTATGGGATCGGAGTGAGTCGCTTGTTATCTGCCGTGGCAGAACAGCAGGCTGATGATAATGGCTTGGTATGGCCAACGGCAATCGCTCCGTTTGATGTCCATGTGATTCCAACGAACGTTAAGAAAGAGGAACAAGTTGAGTTGGCCACCCAAATTACGGGCGCTTTAGAAGACGCTGGCTTAGAAGTCTTGGTTGACGATCGTAAGGAACGAGCTGGCGTTAAGTTTGCTGATTCAGATTTGATTGGGATTCCGGTCCGGGTCACCATCGGGAAAAAGGCAGACGAAGGCATCGTGGAAGTTAAGATTAGAAAGACCGGTGAAACGGTTGAAACCAAGGTTGATGATCTTAATAATACGATTAAAATTTTAGCAAAAGAGATTTAA
- a CDS encoding phosphatidate cytidylyltransferase: MKQRIITAVVALAIFIPIIVLGGWLVQLAAVALALVAMAEVFIMKRQLIISVEALISFVGVASLVLPNLITGWLPGHISPTFAFYGLVLLLLLCTVFFNKSFNFDDAGVYTLAMLYIGFGFHYFVIARYDGLATLFYALLIVWCTDTGAYFIGKYMGKHKLAPHVSPNKTWEGSVGGVVVATVICTIFVAFFPVSHASLVTMVILTIILSIAGQLGDLVESALKRYYGVKDSGKILPGHGGILDRFDSLLFVLPLLHLLAIV; this comes from the coding sequence ATGAAACAAAGAATTATTACAGCGGTAGTGGCCTTAGCCATTTTTATTCCGATTATTGTTCTGGGTGGCTGGCTGGTACAATTAGCAGCGGTTGCTTTGGCGTTAGTGGCCATGGCAGAAGTTTTTATCATGAAAAGACAATTAATCATTTCTGTGGAGGCCTTAATTTCCTTTGTTGGAGTGGCGTCTTTAGTGCTTCCTAATTTAATTACAGGGTGGTTACCGGGCCATATTTCTCCCACGTTTGCTTTCTATGGATTGGTGTTATTGTTATTGCTATGTACCGTCTTTTTCAATAAGAGTTTTAACTTTGACGATGCGGGAGTTTATACATTGGCAATGCTTTACATTGGTTTTGGCTTTCATTACTTTGTGATTGCCCGGTACGATGGGTTAGCCACGCTGTTTTATGCATTACTAATTGTGTGGTGTACAGATACTGGAGCCTACTTTATTGGCAAGTACATGGGTAAACACAAGTTAGCTCCCCACGTTTCCCCTAACAAAACCTGGGAAGGATCCGTTGGTGGGGTCGTTGTTGCCACTGTAATTTGTACCATTTTTGTGGCGTTCTTCCCTGTCAGCCATGCCAGTTTAGTAACCATGGTTATTTTAACCATCATTCTTTCAATTGCCGGTCAATTGGGTGATTTAGTGGAATCGGCCTTGAAGCGCTACTATGGGGTAAAAGATTCCGGTAAGATTCTCCCTGGTCATGGTGGAATTTTAGATCGGTTTGACAGTCTTTTGTTTGTGCTACCATTGTTGCATCTGTTAGCAATTGTTTAG